One region of Streptomyces rishiriensis genomic DNA includes:
- a CDS encoding SDR family NAD(P)-dependent oxidoreductase, with amino-acid sequence MTARFTGKTVLVTGAGSGIGRAIALAFAAEGASVVAAGRTAPVLDETVALIEKEGGTAAAVTADVTRSEDVKALVGRTVKHFGNLDVAVNNAGVFRGGAPIADLQEEDWRSLLDINVTGVLFSLQAEIAQMRNQPTGGAIVNIAANLGAHRRTPGLAGYIATKAAVSALTRAAALDHIAEGIRINAVSPGPSATPMSLRSGETDADRADRMKRVSPLGRVSSTAEIAAAVLYLASPDAASVVGSDLVVDGGASA; translated from the coding sequence ATGACCGCACGTTTCACCGGTAAGACCGTCCTCGTCACGGGTGCAGGCTCCGGCATCGGCCGGGCCATCGCTCTCGCCTTTGCCGCCGAAGGGGCCTCGGTGGTCGCGGCCGGACGCACGGCGCCAGTGCTTGACGAGACAGTCGCTCTGATCGAGAAGGAGGGCGGCACAGCGGCCGCGGTCACCGCCGACGTAACCCGCTCCGAGGACGTCAAAGCTCTGGTCGGCCGCACCGTCAAACACTTCGGCAACCTCGATGTCGCCGTCAACAATGCTGGAGTCTTCCGGGGCGGCGCACCCATAGCCGACCTCCAGGAGGAGGACTGGCGCAGCCTGCTCGACATCAACGTCACCGGTGTCCTGTTCAGTCTCCAGGCCGAAATCGCCCAGATGCGTAACCAGCCCACCGGCGGCGCGATCGTCAACATCGCCGCGAACCTCGGCGCCCACCGCCGCACTCCGGGCTTGGCCGGCTACATCGCCACCAAAGCGGCTGTCTCCGCGCTGACCCGGGCAGCCGCTCTGGATCACATAGCCGAGGGGATCCGCATCAACGCTGTAAGTCCCGGCCCCTCCGCCACACCCATGTCACTGCGCTCCGGTGAGACCGACGCCGACCGCGCCGACCGGATGAAGAGGGTCTCCCCGCTGGGGCGTGTCTCATCTACCGCCGAAATCGCAGCGGCAGTGCTGTATCTGGCCTCGCCGGACGCCGCCTCCGTGGTCGGCAGCGACCTCGTCGTCGACGGCGGCGCCTCCGCCTGA
- a CDS encoding TetR/AcrR family transcriptional regulator: MARTKEFDPDAALQSALELFWQRGYEATSMADLVERLGIGRASIYATFGNKHELFLKALDRYNESQDAGLLRELSQPGPALPVVRAVVRRFAAEASSDDQRGKGCFVTNAAAELGAQDPAAARRVEASWAHIETLLHSALERARAQGELSADRDPRALARMLLVLMQGLRVVGKASDDPGRVRDAAEQALRLLD, translated from the coding sequence GTGGCCAGAACCAAGGAATTCGACCCGGACGCCGCACTGCAGTCAGCCCTGGAACTGTTCTGGCAGCGTGGCTACGAGGCGACCTCGATGGCGGACCTCGTCGAACGCCTCGGCATCGGGCGCGCCAGCATCTACGCCACCTTCGGCAACAAGCACGAGCTGTTTCTGAAGGCGCTGGACCGGTATAACGAGAGCCAAGACGCGGGCCTTCTGCGCGAACTGTCCCAGCCGGGCCCTGCACTGCCGGTGGTGCGGGCGGTGGTACGGCGTTTCGCGGCCGAGGCGAGCTCCGATGATCAGCGTGGCAAAGGGTGCTTCGTCACCAACGCTGCCGCCGAGCTGGGTGCGCAGGATCCGGCGGCGGCCCGCCGGGTCGAGGCGAGCTGGGCCCACATCGAGACTCTGCTGCACTCGGCGCTGGAACGGGCCCGCGCACAGGGCGAACTGTCCGCTGATCGCGATCCGCGGGCCCTCGCACGGATGCTGCTGGTGCTCATGCAAGGTTTGCGGGTGGTCGGCAAGGCGTCGGATGACCCGGGCCGGGTACGGGACGCGGCCGAGCAGGCGCTGAGGCTGCTGGACTGA
- a CDS encoding nuclear transport factor 2 family protein translates to MTAPHTIAVLGLGRMGAAIATRLAGHHWDVVGWTRSGHTASAVETTGDPNDAVARADLVLLALFDGPACQQVVDQVRDSLRTDAMVLNVSTIAPAEASELARQLGQSYVHAPLLGSVPAAAAGTLQILAAADQDALDRARPVLETLGTVRRINDAATAAALKLIANNSLVGAVLALRDSLRQADALGLPRGQVLDVLELGQLGGFVARKRTFLDDEPGAVTAEFTIGALAKDMALLAAASNTPLRSAAGLADAPSDPEADIAVAARVPAVEDIVLEPLRAYIRGHATGDASHFRDAFLPTAHIEGIRDGAFVSWCLDEYCALFHGQPAPDEPTRSRRIDAIDVHGTIATATMTLWHGADTFTDIFLLVHDDGRWRIANKAYHRNP, encoded by the coding sequence ATGACCGCACCGCACACGATCGCCGTCCTCGGCTTGGGTCGCATGGGCGCCGCAATCGCGACACGACTCGCCGGCCATCATTGGGATGTCGTCGGTTGGACACGCTCCGGGCACACTGCAAGCGCTGTCGAGACGACCGGCGACCCGAACGACGCCGTGGCGAGGGCCGACCTCGTACTTCTTGCGTTGTTCGACGGCCCGGCCTGCCAACAGGTCGTCGACCAGGTCCGTGACTCGCTGCGAACGGACGCGATGGTGCTGAACGTCAGCACCATCGCCCCCGCCGAAGCGTCGGAGCTGGCCCGGCAACTCGGCCAGTCCTACGTCCACGCGCCCCTGCTCGGATCCGTGCCGGCTGCCGCCGCCGGCACCCTGCAGATCCTCGCCGCCGCCGACCAAGACGCGCTCGACCGAGCACGGCCGGTTCTGGAAACGCTTGGCACCGTGCGGCGCATCAACGACGCCGCCACGGCCGCCGCGCTCAAGCTGATCGCCAACAACAGCCTCGTCGGCGCCGTCCTCGCGCTGCGCGACTCACTGCGGCAGGCCGACGCCCTGGGCCTGCCCCGTGGCCAGGTGCTGGACGTCCTCGAACTGGGCCAGCTCGGCGGGTTCGTCGCCCGCAAGCGAACCTTCCTCGACGACGAACCGGGCGCTGTCACGGCCGAGTTCACGATCGGTGCGCTGGCCAAGGACATGGCGCTGCTGGCCGCCGCCTCAAACACGCCCCTGCGCAGCGCAGCCGGCCTGGCCGACGCCCCTTCGGACCCCGAGGCAGACATCGCCGTTGCCGCCAGGGTCCCCGCCGTGGAAGACATCGTGCTCGAACCACTTCGTGCCTATATCCGCGGACACGCCACTGGCGACGCCTCCCACTTCCGCGACGCGTTCCTGCCCACTGCCCATATCGAGGGAATACGGGACGGCGCATTCGTCTCGTGGTGCCTGGACGAATACTGCGCTCTCTTCCACGGCCAGCCGGCCCCGGACGAACCGACCCGCTCCCGCCGAATCGACGCCATAGACGTCCACGGCACGATCGCGACCGCAACCATGACGCTCTGGCACGGCGCGGACACCTTCACCGACATCTTCCTGCTGGTCCACGACGACGGCCGCTGGCGCATTGCCAACAAGGCTTATCACCGAAACCCTTGA
- a CDS encoding LysR family transcriptional regulator produces the protein MELTVWRTFVTVCRLGSLSAAATELGYTQSAVSRQIAGLERQLGVPLVQRHARGVRPTPVGEVFRHHALVTLNDADRALRAVRDARDGSPSRPLAVGATPSLAAGIMPAAIRRLLDEDASLRWSLVPGLSSHLHDRVIAGDLDIAVVTDAPPGLPHDPRVERRFLGMDDMVVVLPIDHSRAGHGPVHIRTLADQTWVEDNDGSAALLRQHAARAGVTAHIDLTAADLPGKMALVATGHAIALIPGVLTCSLRTDLTTLALIDPPTRGIYTITPRRDPHPSSAALLDQLRTAFGQDRFQLGDTRLAQDVRVVRHRLLE, from the coding sequence ATGGAGTTGACCGTGTGGCGGACGTTCGTGACGGTGTGCCGGCTCGGGTCGCTGTCGGCGGCGGCCACCGAACTCGGTTACACGCAGTCGGCCGTGTCCCGGCAGATCGCCGGGCTCGAGCGCCAGCTCGGGGTGCCGCTGGTGCAGCGGCATGCGCGCGGCGTGCGTCCGACGCCTGTCGGCGAGGTGTTCCGGCACCACGCCCTGGTCACGCTCAACGACGCCGACCGCGCCCTGCGTGCCGTGCGGGACGCTCGTGACGGGTCGCCCAGCCGGCCTCTGGCCGTCGGCGCGACGCCGTCCCTGGCCGCCGGGATCATGCCCGCGGCAATCCGCCGCCTGCTGGACGAGGACGCCTCCCTCCGGTGGAGCCTGGTGCCCGGGCTGAGCTCACACCTGCACGACCGCGTGATCGCCGGCGATCTCGACATCGCGGTCGTCACCGACGCGCCACCGGGACTGCCCCATGACCCGCGTGTCGAACGGCGGTTCCTGGGGATGGACGACATGGTCGTTGTGCTGCCCATCGACCATTCGCGAGCCGGACACGGCCCGGTGCACATCCGGACGCTGGCCGACCAGACCTGGGTCGAGGACAACGACGGCTCGGCAGCCCTGCTGCGCCAGCACGCCGCCCGCGCCGGAGTCACCGCCCACATCGACCTCACCGCAGCCGATCTCCCCGGCAAGATGGCCCTGGTCGCAACGGGCCACGCCATCGCGCTCATTCCCGGTGTGCTGACGTGTTCGCTGCGGACCGACCTCACCACTCTGGCTCTCATCGATCCCCCGACCCGGGGCATCTACACGATCACACCGCGTCGCGACCCACACCCATCCTCAGCGGCCCTGCTCGACCAGCTCAGGACAGCCTTTGGTCAGGACCGCTTCCAACTCGGGGACACACGGCTCGCCCAGGACGTGCGCGTAGTTCGCCACCGCCTGCTGGAGTGA
- a CDS encoding NADP-dependent oxidoreductase has protein sequence MKAIQFHEAGGPEVLQYDEVPVPEIGPGEVLVRVHAAGINPPDWYLREGMKVMPAEMRPTLEFPLIPGTDMSGVVQAVAPDVLGFAFGDEVFGMLRFPGFDGRTYAEYVAAPASDLAHKPAGIDHVQAAGAPMAVLTAWQYLVDLGHVVPSPFTGQVHQPVPITPGMTVLVNGAAGGVGHFAVQLAKWKGAHVIAVASGRHEQFLRELGADEFIDYTRTQAADVVSGVDLVIDTVGGPDSSRFLSVLKHGGTMLPVFFAQYDPQETASLGVTVSNIQVRSNGSQLAEIGRLFNEGKLQVGVDSTYPLSEAGSAHTRAAQGHIQGKIVLTVVS, from the coding sequence ATGAAGGCGATCCAGTTCCACGAAGCGGGCGGGCCGGAAGTTTTGCAGTATGACGAGGTGCCGGTTCCCGAGATCGGCCCGGGCGAGGTGCTCGTCCGGGTGCACGCGGCGGGCATCAACCCGCCGGACTGGTACCTGCGTGAGGGGATGAAGGTCATGCCGGCCGAGATGAGGCCGACGTTGGAGTTCCCCCTGATTCCCGGCACGGACATGTCGGGTGTGGTCCAAGCGGTCGCTCCGGACGTGCTGGGGTTCGCCTTCGGTGACGAGGTCTTCGGCATGCTGCGGTTCCCCGGATTCGACGGCCGGACCTACGCCGAGTACGTGGCCGCGCCGGCTTCGGACCTGGCTCACAAGCCGGCCGGTATCGACCACGTGCAGGCGGCTGGGGCGCCGATGGCCGTGCTTACGGCCTGGCAGTACCTGGTTGATCTCGGCCACGTTGTGCCGTCTCCTTTCACCGGCCAGGTGCACCAGCCGGTGCCGATCACGCCCGGGATGACCGTGCTGGTCAACGGGGCCGCCGGTGGAGTGGGCCACTTCGCGGTGCAGTTGGCGAAATGGAAGGGGGCACACGTGATCGCGGTGGCCTCGGGACGGCACGAGCAGTTCCTGCGCGAGCTCGGTGCCGATGAGTTCATCGACTACACCAGGACGCAGGCCGCGGACGTGGTCAGCGGTGTCGACCTGGTGATCGACACCGTCGGTGGCCCGGACAGTTCACGCTTCCTGAGCGTGCTCAAGCACGGCGGCACCATGCTTCCGGTGTTCTTCGCGCAGTACGACCCGCAAGAGACGGCGAGTCTGGGCGTCACAGTCTCGAACATCCAGGTCCGTTCAAACGGCTCCCAGCTCGCCGAGATCGGGCGCCTCTTCAACGAGGGCAAGCTCCAGGTCGGGGTGGACAGCACCTACCCGCTGTCCGAGGCGGGCAGCGCACACACGCGAGCCGCGCAGGGCCACATCCAAGGCAAGATCGTGCTGACGGTGGTCTCGTGA
- a CDS encoding LysR family transcriptional regulator: MNDRGQDLELRLVRYFTVVAMHQHFGRAAADLHVAQPALSRQIQRLEKHLGARLLDRVPQGTRLTPAGQRFLPRAQALLRAARQAELVVRDQAETERIAIGHVEDLVITAAVRELRRRYPDAEIATRYLSCRDVGALSDKRVDALIARAPLPLAADDVFTTPLYEEPRMLAVPRGHPLADRTSVTAEELAGEEAAPCAFETADWTSYRILGAGVPPIESYEDKLELVASGRAIAVLPVGDRRSSLRPDLVTVPIEGAPPSQVVLVSRKGDPNPMIRNLRLAAKAVLTAQAA; this comes from the coding sequence GTGAACGATCGCGGACAGGACTTGGAACTGCGGCTGGTGCGCTACTTCACCGTGGTGGCAATGCACCAGCACTTCGGCCGGGCCGCCGCCGACTTGCACGTGGCCCAGCCGGCGCTGAGCCGCCAGATCCAACGGCTCGAGAAGCATCTCGGTGCACGACTGCTGGACCGCGTGCCCCAGGGCACCCGGCTCACTCCGGCCGGCCAGAGGTTCCTCCCCCGGGCCCAAGCCCTGCTGCGGGCCGCCCGCCAGGCCGAGCTGGTCGTGCGTGACCAAGCCGAGACCGAACGAATCGCCATCGGCCACGTCGAAGACCTGGTGATCACCGCCGCCGTACGGGAACTGCGCCGCCGTTACCCGGACGCCGAGATCGCCACCCGGTACCTGAGCTGCCGCGACGTCGGGGCGCTGTCCGACAAGCGCGTCGACGCCCTGATCGCGCGGGCCCCGCTGCCGCTCGCCGCCGACGACGTGTTCACCACCCCGCTGTACGAGGAGCCCCGGATGCTCGCGGTCCCGCGCGGCCATCCCTTGGCCGACCGCACGTCGGTGACCGCGGAAGAACTGGCCGGCGAAGAAGCGGCGCCGTGCGCGTTCGAGACCGCCGACTGGACTTCCTACCGGATCCTCGGGGCCGGCGTACCACCGATCGAGAGCTACGAGGACAAGCTCGAACTCGTCGCGAGTGGCAGGGCGATCGCCGTGCTACCGGTCGGCGATCGGCGCAGCTCACTGCGTCCCGACCTCGTCACCGTCCCGATCGAGGGCGCTCCCCCCAGCCAGGTCGTCCTGGTCAGCCGCAAGGGCGACCCGAATCCGATGATCAGGAATCTCCGGCTGGCGGCCAAGGCCGTCCTGACCGCCCAGGCAGCCTGA
- a CDS encoding DUF5958 family protein, which produces MTERDILLNELAQGLRPMSEGIEWFDTHGPKEAAEVLLFLRHHCVQPRAVTEDGPESIRRAGLRPTHTRPALGGARRALPHPPWTP; this is translated from the coding sequence ATGACCGAGCGGGACATCCTCCTCAACGAACTCGCGCAGGGCCTGCGCCCGATGTCGGAGGGCATCGAATGGTTCGACACCCACGGCCCGAAGGAGGCGGCCGAGGTTCTGTTGTTCCTGCGCCATCACTGCGTGCAGCCTCGCGCCGTCACCGAAGACGGGCCTGAGAGCATCCGACGTGCCGGGCTGCGCCCGACGCACACCCGGCCTGCCCTCGGCGGCGCACGCCGTGCACTCCCCCATCCGCCATGGACGCCCTGA
- a CDS encoding GAF and ANTAR domain-containing protein: MDPVPPDDDRPWPGAAEDQGTPEALSGAVSGVERREVPAVLGRACIDALDITGASVSLAGSGDARALWWSSDERAGQLAEAQYTLGDGPCRTAFEQAAPALAADLTGGEDASRWPVFAQQAVALGVKAVFCLPLGANGLAIGTLDLYRDTPGPLSQRELSFAFPAAEAITTALLALHAQAGTHHGWSAEWLDTMETDHEEVHHATGMVMVHLGSSPEDALARLRAHAFGHGQTVTETARDVIAGRIRFHD; this comes from the coding sequence GTGGACCCCGTCCCTCCTGACGACGACCGGCCCTGGCCCGGCGCGGCGGAGGACCAGGGCACTCCGGAGGCGCTCTCGGGTGCGGTGTCGGGTGTGGAGCGCCGGGAAGTGCCGGCTGTGCTGGGCCGAGCCTGCATCGACGCGCTGGACATCACCGGCGCTTCCGTCTCCCTCGCCGGGTCGGGTGACGCCCGGGCGCTGTGGTGGTCCTCCGACGAACGGGCCGGCCAGCTGGCCGAGGCCCAGTACACGCTGGGTGACGGACCGTGCCGCACCGCGTTCGAGCAGGCGGCACCGGCGCTGGCCGCGGACCTCACCGGCGGTGAGGATGCCTCGCGATGGCCGGTCTTTGCCCAACAGGCCGTCGCGCTCGGAGTGAAGGCCGTGTTCTGCCTGCCCCTGGGCGCAAACGGACTCGCCATCGGAACCCTGGACCTCTACCGCGACACCCCGGGCCCTCTGTCACAACGGGAGCTGTCCTTCGCGTTCCCCGCAGCGGAAGCGATCACTACGGCGCTGCTCGCGTTGCACGCCCAGGCCGGCACGCACCACGGCTGGTCCGCTGAGTGGCTGGACACCATGGAGACCGACCACGAAGAGGTCCACCACGCAACCGGAATGGTCATGGTGCATCTCGGGAGTAGTCCAGAGGATGCGCTGGCCCGCCTGAGGGCCCACGCCTTCGGACACGGACAGACCGTGACCGAGACTGCTCGCGACGTCATCGCCGGAAGGATCAGGTTCCATGATTAG
- a CDS encoding GAF and ANTAR domain-containing protein gives MNREQQLSEAFVSLTDLTADDVDPLVLLRRLVDHSVRLTSIDAAGVMLSNAHGRLRPFCATSDLVEVTEMFQGQIAQGPCVDSYTTGAPVHADDLADYTQRWPAFIPLATAAGFHGAHALPLRVRDQQVGALNLLTHTPTSLSDSDSRLLQALADVAVTAVITWTAGPLRPLDIVTRTQIALSQKAALDIASGMLAATADITPVQAVTHLIRYASVRGERPTEIAEQLVRRAITPQTVLQNAS, from the coding sequence ATGAACCGCGAACAGCAACTGAGCGAGGCGTTCGTGAGTCTCACCGACCTCACCGCCGACGATGTCGATCCCCTGGTCCTGCTCCGCCGCCTGGTGGACCACAGCGTCCGGCTCACCAGCATCGACGCGGCAGGCGTGATGCTTTCCAACGCGCACGGCCGGCTCCGCCCCTTCTGCGCGACCTCGGACCTGGTAGAGGTCACCGAGATGTTCCAGGGCCAGATCGCACAAGGACCGTGCGTCGACTCCTACACCACGGGCGCACCGGTCCACGCCGACGATCTTGCCGACTACACGCAACGTTGGCCGGCCTTCATCCCCCTGGCCACGGCCGCCGGGTTCCACGGCGCCCACGCGCTGCCCCTGCGCGTCCGCGACCAGCAGGTCGGAGCCCTCAATCTCCTCACCCATACCCCCACTTCACTCTCCGACTCCGACAGCCGGCTGCTGCAGGCCCTTGCGGACGTCGCCGTCACCGCAGTGATCACCTGGACCGCCGGCCCCTTGCGCCCCCTCGACATCGTCACCCGCACCCAAATCGCCCTCTCCCAAAAGGCCGCCCTGGACATCGCCTCAGGCATGCTCGCCGCCACCGCCGACATCACCCCGGTCCAAGCGGTCACGCACCTGATCCGGTACGCGTCCGTCCGCGGCGAACGCCCCACCGAGATCGCCGAACAGCTCGTCCGGCGCGCCATCACCCCGCAAACCGTCCTGCAGAACGCTTCCTGA
- a CDS encoding TetR/AcrR family transcriptional regulator — MGDEHAEAVRLLWGPHSRPARGPRPTLDLDRIARAGVEIADSEGLADVSMQRVAAQLGVTKMALYRYVPGKAELVALMVDSAIGPYPSVGARHSGWREQLQEWARELIDVFGRHPWVLDTTVGPRIIGPAELSWMERAVSALDGTGLSGAERMDAAVLLVGHVRAITQQARATGPAGNPEAQLGAILGDLMEAHGERFPALTAALTSAARSGGQDQAWEFGLQRILDGLAVLVEERAR, encoded by the coding sequence ATGGGTGACGAACACGCCGAGGCGGTGCGGCTGCTCTGGGGTCCGCACTCCAGACCCGCACGGGGACCCAGGCCGACACTCGACCTGGACCGCATCGCGCGGGCCGGAGTCGAGATCGCCGACTCGGAGGGGTTGGCCGATGTGTCCATGCAGCGGGTCGCCGCGCAGCTGGGCGTGACCAAGATGGCCCTGTACCGGTACGTGCCGGGCAAGGCTGAGCTGGTCGCGCTGATGGTGGACTCCGCGATCGGCCCGTACCCGTCGGTGGGGGCGCGGCACAGTGGCTGGCGGGAGCAACTGCAGGAATGGGCCCGCGAGCTGATTGATGTCTTCGGCCGGCACCCCTGGGTGCTGGACACCACCGTAGGGCCGCGGATCATCGGGCCCGCGGAGCTGTCCTGGATGGAACGTGCGGTCTCCGCCCTGGACGGCACGGGACTGAGCGGCGCCGAACGGATGGACGCGGCTGTCCTGCTGGTAGGTCACGTGCGCGCTATCACCCAGCAGGCCCGTGCAACAGGTCCGGCGGGCAACCCCGAAGCCCAGTTGGGCGCCATCCTCGGCGACCTGATGGAGGCACACGGCGAGCGCTTTCCCGCCCTCACCGCGGCCCTCACATCAGCAGCTCGATCCGGCGGTCAGGACCAGGCATGGGAGTTCGGCCTGCAGCGCATCCTGGACGGCTTGGCCGTCCTCGTCGAGGAGCGCGCACGCTGA
- a CDS encoding FAD-dependent monooxygenase: protein MNRNVLISGASVAGPALAYWLGRHGFEPTVVELAPALRGGGQAVDFRGETHLTVLERMGLLPELRHIQTGGSPMRFVDARGRTLLHLPAEFAGGEIEVLRGDLARVLYERSRPRTEYIFGDSISRLTETSTGVRVDFQRGVSRDFDLVIGADGLHSNVRRLAFGPEEDYVSHLGYYAATWMMPNDSGLGSGSVGYNAPGRLASVGADHRDPAQAGAFVVFAAPELPYDRHDREQHKQLIGSAFAGLGWEVPRLLASLQQAPDLYFDSISRVDVETWSAGRVCLVGDAACGATIGGMGTGTAVVAAYVLAGELARARGDYRAAFTQYEARLRKYAQGCQAGGNRTGKFLAPRTATGIRLRNTALSRPMVLNGMLKLGEKVSSTVDLPDYPVDPDRVMR, encoded by the coding sequence GTGAACAGGAACGTCCTCATCTCCGGCGCGAGCGTCGCCGGTCCCGCGCTGGCCTACTGGCTGGGACGGCACGGCTTCGAGCCCACCGTCGTCGAACTGGCGCCCGCCCTGCGCGGCGGCGGTCAGGCGGTCGACTTCCGCGGCGAAACGCACCTGACGGTGCTGGAACGGATGGGGCTGCTTCCCGAGCTGCGCCACATCCAGACCGGCGGCAGCCCGATGCGCTTCGTCGACGCACGCGGCCGCACACTGCTGCATCTGCCGGCCGAGTTCGCCGGCGGCGAGATAGAGGTGCTCCGCGGGGACCTGGCCCGAGTGCTGTACGAGCGCAGCCGCCCACGCACCGAGTACATCTTCGGCGACTCGATCAGCCGCCTCACCGAGACCTCCACCGGCGTGCGGGTCGACTTCCAGCGGGGGGTCTCACGGGACTTCGATCTGGTCATCGGCGCGGACGGATTGCACTCCAACGTCCGTCGGCTCGCCTTCGGCCCGGAGGAGGACTATGTGAGCCACCTCGGCTACTACGCCGCCACCTGGATGATGCCCAACGACTCCGGCCTGGGAAGCGGCTCGGTCGGCTACAACGCGCCGGGGCGCCTGGCCTCGGTCGGCGCCGACCACCGCGACCCGGCACAGGCAGGGGCGTTCGTCGTCTTCGCCGCGCCTGAACTGCCGTACGACCGCCATGACCGCGAACAGCACAAGCAACTGATCGGCAGCGCGTTCGCCGGTCTCGGCTGGGAGGTGCCCCGACTGCTCGCCTCACTGCAGCAGGCCCCTGACCTGTACTTCGACTCGATCAGCCGCGTGGACGTGGAAACCTGGTCCGCAGGGCGAGTGTGCCTCGTCGGCGACGCCGCCTGCGGGGCCACCATCGGCGGCATGGGGACAGGAACCGCGGTGGTCGCCGCCTACGTGCTCGCCGGTGAACTCGCGCGAGCCCGGGGCGACTACCGGGCGGCCTTCACCCAGTACGAGGCCAGGCTCCGAAAGTACGCCCAGGGCTGCCAGGCAGGTGGCAACCGCACCGGGAAATTCCTCGCCCCCCGCACCGCCACCGGCATACGTCTTCGCAACACCGCGCTGTCCCGCCCCATGGTCCTGAACGGAATGCTCAAGCTGGGAGAGAAGGTCAGCAGCACCGTAGACCTGCCCGACTATCCAGTAGACCCCGACCGCGTCATGCGATGA
- a CDS encoding condensation domain-containing protein → MKTTTGPRHPALPLSSRQEMCWEWERCHEKPYFAVVSIDCSTALRLLGPLDAGALREAFAEVTLHHDALRLRLDGPPEQAADVIRPHQTLRATPLPLEEAVLPARPYALLVDLSTRPFDVTEALGRAYLLRAAPDHHVLLTSFHHLVFDAASHRLFLSDLAHAYNRRVAAGAPLRPAFSYLDLIRAESTRPALDDRAARLAARAALLRAYGAGDLLPGRTAGPPALRHCYDEEPLDFSTEQTRRLLHAARAARVSLYSLLIAAFAGALGHHFGRERMIFSTPSHGRLRPEHRTAVGEFANMVQIPVDVSQDGGHRLLRQAHEAVREASATVDLPFGLLAETVLGRSGDAGFFRYGLGHAALRLHGVTGWALDRQRDDATPMHAMRTEIMPIYQDFSRLTYATRQASDAAAATLALSLTMTQDARLSGALRHETAYHGPDTARSILHHLRERLGALSGSART, encoded by the coding sequence ATGAAAACGACCACCGGCCCCCGGCACCCGGCACTTCCGCTCTCCTCGCGCCAGGAAATGTGCTGGGAGTGGGAGCGCTGCCACGAAAAGCCCTATTTCGCGGTGGTATCGATCGACTGCTCGACCGCCCTGCGGCTCCTGGGGCCGCTGGACGCCGGCGCGCTGCGAGAGGCCTTCGCCGAGGTCACACTCCACCATGACGCCCTGCGCCTGCGGCTGGACGGGCCGCCGGAGCAGGCCGCCGACGTCATCCGGCCCCACCAGACGCTTCGCGCAACGCCTCTGCCGCTGGAGGAGGCCGTGCTGCCCGCGCGGCCGTACGCGCTCCTGGTGGACCTCAGCACCCGCCCCTTCGACGTCACCGAAGCCCTGGGACGCGCCTACCTGCTGCGCGCGGCCCCCGACCACCACGTCCTGCTCACCAGCTTCCACCACCTGGTGTTCGACGCGGCCAGCCACCGCCTCTTCCTCAGCGACCTGGCCCACGCGTACAACCGGAGGGTGGCCGCCGGGGCACCGCTGCGGCCCGCCTTCTCCTACCTCGACCTCATCCGCGCCGAGTCCACCCGCCCGGCCCTGGACGACCGTGCGGCCCGCCTGGCCGCCCGGGCCGCGTTGTTACGAGCGTACGGCGCCGGGGACCTGCTGCCAGGCCGCACCGCCGGGCCCCCGGCGCTGCGCCACTGCTACGACGAGGAACCCCTCGACTTCTCCACCGAGCAGACACGGCGACTTCTGCACGCCGCCCGGGCCGCCAGGGTCTCCCTGTACTCGTTGCTGATCGCGGCGTTCGCCGGCGCCCTCGGCCATCACTTCGGCCGGGAAAGGATGATTTTCTCCACGCCGTCCCACGGCCGGCTGCGGCCCGAACATCGCACCGCCGTCGGTGAGTTCGCCAACATGGTGCAGATCCCGGTGGACGTGTCGCAGGACGGCGGACACCGGCTGCTGCGGCAGGCGCACGAGGCCGTCCGCGAGGCCTCGGCCACCGTCGACCTGCCGTTCGGGCTGCTCGCCGAGACCGTGCTGGGCCGCAGCGGCGACGCCGGCTTCTTTCGGTACGGCCTCGGACACGCCGCGCTGCGCCTGCACGGGGTGACCGGCTGGGCCCTGGACCGGCAGCGCGACGACGCCACCCCGATGCACGCGATGCGCACCGAAATCATGCCTATATACCAGGACTTCTCCCGTTTGACCTACGCCACCCGCCAGGCGTCCGATGCGGCGGCGGCCACGCTCGCGCTCAGTCTCACCATGACGCAGGACGCCCGCCTGTCGGGGGCACTGCGCCACGAGACGGCCTATCACGGCCCGGACACCGCACGCTCGATCCTGCACCACCTCCGTGAACGCCTGGGCGCACTGTCAGGCTCGGCCAGGACGTGA